Proteins encoded by one window of Xenopus tropicalis strain Nigerian chromosome 6, UCB_Xtro_10.0, whole genome shotgun sequence:
- the zfp90 gene encoding oocyte zinc finger protein XlCOF19: protein MQKKEPNCEDHKKEGENGTGSQWRVPKVEPEIIQVQIKDEPPESEDHLNPMGSADGVTWLNDEESQDSEAPRPWLRHKSLSDMDVCSDMLDRGNDPMQGPGALHKASTNAECESGTSKGEALGTAEVLGYICGKCGKCFSVTSDLIAHNCSLNWNEDTAVSQKQPEVKNFNCRFCGKFCSTKYALQIHEFVHTGEKPYQCTECGKCFAQRSNLNSHRKTHTGVKPFKCGECGRRFLKKSNLQSHQKLHGENPFSCPECGEGFSTKSSLKKHKQTHAEST from the exons ATGCAGAAAAAGGAACCAAACTGCGAGGATCATAAAAAGGAGGGTGAAAATGGGACAGGGAGCCAGTGGC GTGTCCCAAAGGTTGAACCTGAAATAATACAAGTCCAAATAAAAGATGAACCCCCAGAATCCGAAGATCACCTTAACCCAATGGGAAGTGCCGATGGGG TGACTTGGCTAAATGACGAGGAAAGTCAGGACTCTGAAGCCCCTAGACCTTGGCTAAGGCACAAGAGCTTGTCGGATATGGATGTTTGCTCAGATATGTTGGATAGAGGCAATGATCCAATGCAGGGGCCTGGGGCACTGCACAAAGCTTCAACCAATGCCGAATGCGAGTCTGGCACAAGTAAGGGGGAGGCCTTGGGAACCGCCGAAGTACTGGGATATATCTGTGGGAAATGTGGCAAATGCTTCTCCGTGACCAGCGACCTTATTGCCCACAACTGCTCACTCAACTGGAACGAGGATACCGCCGTCAGCCAAAAACAGCCCGAGGTCAAAAACTTCAACTGTCGATTCTGTGGCAAGTTCTGCAGCACTAAATATGCTCTGCAGATCCACGAGTTTGTGCACACCGGGGAAAAACCCTACCAGTGCACAGAGTGCGGGAAATGCTTTGCTCAGCGGAGCAACCTCAACAGCCACAGGAAAACGCACACGGGGGTGAAACCGTTCAAGTGCGGCGAATGCGGAAGGCGCTTCTTGAAGAAGAGCAACCTGCAGTCTCACCAGAAGCTTCACGGGGAGAACCCATTCAGCTGTCCGGAGTGCGGAGAAGGGTTTTCTACAAAGAGCAGCCTCAAAAAGCACAAACAGACTCATGCAGAAAGCACTTAG